In a single window of the Helicoverpa zea isolate HzStark_Cry1AcR chromosome 9, ilHelZeax1.1, whole genome shotgun sequence genome:
- the LOC124633332 gene encoding cathepsin B-like, which yields MKTTMAALNVTLIVIVCAISTGAHAIQNPFTDNFINQINSRQNSWKAGRNFPLHISIKFIKNLAGTIKDAYLPKLPQMKHGAELIGSLPDNFDPREKWPHCPSLNEIRDQGACASCWAFGGVEAMTDRYCIHSNGTEQFHFSAQDLINCCETCGLGCIRGVHTAAWLYWKQVGLVSGGNYKTNDGCKSYKIPPGLNGTSNAPYFKETVDASQCVTTCDSNFIDYRENKRHGKNAYSIGYNEDQIKLELFKNGPVESVMAVYTDFLSYKNGVYNQTQGHLLGHHAVKILGWGVENGHKYWLVANSWNQHWGDKGFFKILRGVNHCGIEDSVVAGEPIIV from the coding sequence ATGAAGACGACAATGGCCGCGTTGAATGTTACCCTGATTGTTATCGTGTGTGCAATTTCAACCGGTGCACACGCTATACAGAATCCATTCACTGACAATTTTATCAATCAAATTAATTCACGACAGAACTCCTGGAAGGCTGGCAGAAATTTCCCGTTGCACATCTCAATCAAATTTATCAAGAACCTAGCTGGGACTATAAAAGACGCATACTTACCAAAACTCCCACAGATGAAACATGGCGCTGAACTTATTGGGAGTCTTCCTGATAATTTTGATCCGAGAGAAAAGTGGCCGCACTGTCCCTCGCTAAACGAAATCAGAGATCAAGGAGCATGTGCTAGTTGCTGGGCGTTTGGCGGTGTAGAAGCAATGACCGATAGATACTGCATTCATTCAAATGGCACAGAACAATTCCATTTCTCGGCTCAAGATCTTATTAACTGTTGTGAGACTTGTGGCCTAGGGTGCATCAGGGGTGTGCACACGGCTGCATGGCTATACTGGAAGCAAGTCGGGCTTGTTTCAGGAGGGAACTACAAAACAAATGATGGTTGCAAATCTTATAAAATACCACCAGGTCTTAATGGAACGAGTAACGCACCTTACTTCAAGGAAACGGTTGATGCATCACAATGTGTCACTACCTGCGATTCTAACTTCATCGACTATCGTGAAAATAAACGTCATGGTAAGAACGCTTATTCAATAGGTTACAATGAagaccaaataaaattggaattatttaaaaatggacCAGTTGAAAGTGTAATGGCAGTCTATACAGATTTTCTGAGTTACAAAAATGGGGTTTACAATCAAACTCAAGGACATTTACTTGGACATCATGCAGTTAAGATTTTAGGTTGGGGTGTGGAAAACGGCCACAAATATTGGCTTGTTGCAAACTCTTGGAATCAACATTGGGGTGATAAAGGGTTCTTTAAAATTCTACGTGGTGTGAATCACTGCGGTATTGAAGATTCTGTTGTAGCCGGAGAACCAATtatagtttaa